The nucleotide window ATTCCTGGTACGATCCCTATCTGGGCGTCATCATCCTGGTGCGCATCAAGAACGGTGTCCTGAAGAAAGGCCAGAAGATCCGCATGATGGCCACCGAGGCCGCCTATCAGGTGGATTCCTGTGGCTATTTCACGCCCAAGCTGGTGCAGACCACCGAACTGCGCCCCGGCGAGATGGGCTTCTTCACCGCCGCCATCAAGGCCGTCGCCGACACCAAGGTGGGCGACACCGTCACCGACGACCGTAAGCCCGCCGAGACCCCGCTGCCCGGCTTCAAGCCCAGCGTGCCGGTGGTGTGGTGCGGTCTGTTCCCCATCGACGCCGCCGATTACGAGGATCTGCGCGATAGCCTCGCCAAGTTGCGCCTCAACGATGCCAGCTTCCAGTACGAGCCCGAGACCTCGGCCGCGCTGGGCTTCGGCTTTCGCTGCGGCTTCCTTGGCCTGCTGCATTTGGAGATCATCCAGGAGAGGCTGGAGCGCGAGTTCAATCTGGACCTCATCACCACCGCGCCGTCCGTGGTCTATCGCGTCCACAAGACCAATGGCGAGATGGAGGAACTCCACAATCCCGCCGACATGCCCGACCCGGCCCGCATCGACCATATGGAAGAGCCGTGGATCAAGGCCACCATCATGGTGCCCGACGAATATCTCGGCCCCGTGCTGACGCTGTGCACCGAACGGCGCGGCCAGCAGATCGACCTCACCTATGCGGGCTCGCGCGCCATGGCGGTCTACAAGCTGCCGCTCAACGAAGTGGTGTTCGACTTCTACGACCGGCTGAAGTCCATTTCCAGGGGCTATGCCAGCTTCGATTACGAAGTGGACAGCTATGCCCAGTCCGATCTGGTCAAGGTCCAGATCCTGGTCAATGCCGAGCCGGTGGACGCCCTGTCCTTCGTGGTGCACCGCGCCAATGCCGAAAGCCGGGGCCGCGGCATCTGCACCCGGCTGAAAGAGCTGATTCCGCGCCAGATGTTCCAGATCGCCATCCAGGCCGCCATCGGCGGACGCATCGTGGCGAGAGAGAGCATCAGCGCGCTGCGTAAGGACGTGACCGCCAAATGCTATGGCGGCGACGCCACCCGCAAGCGCAAGCTTCTGGAAAAGCAGAAGGAAGGCAAGAAGCGCATGCGCCAGTTCGGCAAGGTGGACATTCCGCAATCCGCCTTCCTGGCCGCGCTGAAGATGGGTGATTCCTAGGCGTTTCCAACGGAAAGGTCGATTCACCACGAAGGCACGAAGGAGAGGGAAGGAACACGAAGAAGGAAGAAATTTCCTCCCTTTCCCTTCCCTTTCCTTCGTGCCTTCGTGGTGAAACTCATCCTTTCCCCTCGTTCCGTCGTCCGGGGTGACGCGCCCCCTCAATGCCACTAGACTTGCCACCTTCAATCCCACGGCAGGACCGGATGATCGGCTCGACGGGTTCAGGACGACAGGGGGGTGACGGATCGGTCGAACTGCGCGCCGAGGAATTGGCGTCCCGGTTTCCGCCGCTGCTGGTCGAAGCCGAACGCGTGGCGCAAAGCGTCGCTCAGGGCGTGCACGGCCGCCGCCATGCCGGGTCCGGGGATGCCTTCTGGCAGTACCGCAGGGCTCAGCCCGGCGACGAGGCGGGCTCCATCGACTGGCGCCGCTCGGCCCGCTCCGATCATCTCTATGTGCGCGAGACGGAATGGGCGGCGTCCCAGACCGTGTGGCTGTGGCTGGATTCCTCGCCCTCCATGCACTGGCGGTCCGAGACCGGGCTGCCCACCAAACATTCCCGCGCCCGGCTGCTGATCCTCGCCCTGGCCAGCCTGCTGCTGCGCGGCGGCGAAAGGGTGGCCAGCCTGGCCGGAGGCGCAAGGCCGGTTTCCGGCAATGGGGCCCTGGCCCGCTTTGCCGAAGCCTTGGAAAGAGCGGGGGATGCCCCGCCCGCCCCGCCGATCCAACTGCCGCGCCATGCCACATTGGTGTTGGCCGGTGATTTCCTTGATCCGCTGCCCGACCTCAAGGCTCGCCTCGAAGGCTTGGCCCGATCAGGGGCCGGAGGGCATCTGATCCAGATTCTCGATCCCGCCGAGGAAAGCCTGCCCTATTCCGGCCGCCTGCGGTTTCAGGGGCTGGAGGGCGAGGGCGAGATGGAGGCGGGGCGCGCCGAGGATCTGCGCCCGGATTATGAGCGGCGGCTGGCCGAACAGCGTGACGGTCTGGCCGCCATCACCCGCGCCCTGGGCTGGAGCTTCGCCACCCACCGCACCGACCGCCCCCCGGCGCCCTGCCTGCTGGCCCTGGCGCAGAAAGTGGGGGGGCTGGCATGAGCGCCACCTCTCCATTCATCGTCATCCCGGAAGCGCGCAAGCGCTATCCGGGATCCAGGGGGACTGACTTCCGAGGACGCGACTCCTGGGTCCCGGCTCAAGGCCGGGAAGACGAATCGAGCCATGGGGACACCCCATGACCTTCCTGCCCGGACTCGCTTTCGCCGCCCCCTGGGTCCTGGCGCTGCTGGCCGGGTTGCCGCTGCTTTGGCGGCTGTTGCGGGTGACGCCGCCCCGGCCGCGCAAACAGTCTTTTCCCGCCCTCGCCCTGCTGCTGGGCCTGGACACTGCGCGCAGACAGGCCGAGACCGCGCCGTTCTGGCTGCTGCTGTTGCGCCTCGTCCTGGCCACGCTGCTGATCCTGGCCGCCGCCGGTCCCAATCTGGCCCCGTCTTCTGCCGGGCGGAGCGACGGGCCTTTGCTGGTGATCGTCGATGACGGCTGGGCGGCGGCCCGCGACTGGGAGGGGCGGCGCGAGC belongs to Paramagnetospirillum magnetotacticum MS-1 and includes:
- a CDS encoding DUF58 domain-containing protein, which encodes MIGSTGSGRQGGDGSVELRAEELASRFPPLLVEAERVAQSVAQGVHGRRHAGSGDAFWQYRRAQPGDEAGSIDWRRSARSDHLYVRETEWAASQTVWLWLDSSPSMHWRSETGLPTKHSRARLLILALASLLLRGGERVASLAGGARPVSGNGALARFAEALERAGDAPPAPPIQLPRHATLVLAGDFLDPLPDLKARLEGLARSGAGGHLIQILDPAEESLPYSGRLRFQGLEGEGEMEAGRAEDLRPDYERRLAEQRDGLAAITRALGWSFATHRTDRPPAPCLLALAQKVGGLA
- the lepA gene encoding translation elongation factor 4; translated protein: MTKLTHIRNFSIVAHIDHGKSTLADRLIQACGAIEARDMKEQILDSMDIERERGITIKAQTVRLEYKAKDGLTYQLNLMDTPGHVDFAYEVSRSLAACEGSLLVVDASQGVEAQTLANVYHALDAGHEVVPVLNKIDLPAAEPERVKQQIEDVIGLDTSDAVMISAKTGIGIGDVLEALVKRLPCPEGDADAPLQALLVDSWYDPYLGVIILVRIKNGVLKKGQKIRMMATEAAYQVDSCGYFTPKLVQTTELRPGEMGFFTAAIKAVADTKVGDTVTDDRKPAETPLPGFKPSVPVVWCGLFPIDAADYEDLRDSLAKLRLNDASFQYEPETSAALGFGFRCGFLGLLHLEIIQERLEREFNLDLITTAPSVVYRVHKTNGEMEELHNPADMPDPARIDHMEEPWIKATIMVPDEYLGPVLTLCTERRGQQIDLTYAGSRAMAVYKLPLNEVVFDFYDRLKSISRGYASFDYEVDSYAQSDLVKVQILVNAEPVDALSFVVHRANAESRGRGICTRLKELIPRQMFQIAIQAAIGGRIVARESISALRKDVTAKCYGGDATRKRKLLEKQKEGKKRMRQFGKVDIPQSAFLAALKMGDS